Genomic DNA from Marnyiella aurantia:
ACAGACCACCGCATCAACAAATCCATCTATAATCTGGATGCCTATATGAACGGCGATATTCAGGAGATGATTGATGCAGTTATCATGGCCGAAAATGCGGAAAAAATGAAAGGTGAGGAGGAAAATTATTAATATTTAATTCAGATGTCCTATATTAGCGCACATTAAAATATTTAAAATATGAAAAAATCAATCTTTATGGCGGCTGCATTTGCCGCAGTGACTCTAATCTCATGTAAGAAAACGGAAACTACTGCTACAGATGTGAACGCAGATTCTACTGATGCTGTAGTTATCGTAGATGCGGATTCTATGCCGGTTATGTCTGATTCAACGGCTGTTGGAGGCGCATTAGATGCTACCGGTGATGCTATTGAAGATGGTGCTCAGAACGTGAAAGAAGGCGCTCAGGAAGCTACCGACGGTGATGGTGATGTAACTAAATAATCACTTTTACCAATATGAATTAAAGTCTTCCCAACCGGGAAGGCTTTTTTTGTGCAAAAAATTCAGATCTATCTGCTGTATTTCTAATTAGGAATATATTTAACTTAATCCTTAATTTTGAGTATGAAAAAGTACCTTTTATTCCTATATATAATATTCCTGGCACAAGTTCAGGCACAGCAGGAAATCATACCTCAGCTTAAATTTGAAGAACTGGAGAATAGGATTGCGGAAATGCCGGCTGACTTGCTGGTCGTTAATTTCTGGGCTACCACCTGTGCTCCCTGCGTGAAAGAGTTACCCGATTTTATGGAAGTAAACCGTAAATATGAGTCCAATCCAGGATTCAAAATGCTTTTGGTCACCTTGGACAGAACCAGGGACATGGAAAGGGTTAAGAAATTTATCACTGATAAAAATATTGCCGCGAAGGTGGTATTGCTGGACGATAACAAACGGATGAACACCTGGATTCCGCGTTTTGATCCCGAATGGGGTGGCGAAATACCGGTAACTATTTTTTACAGAAAAGGGGTTAAAGTGCACTTCCATAACGGGGAGATGTCTAAACCCGAACTCGAAGAAATAATCAGTAAGCATTTAAATTAAACGCAAATAATTAGTAATATGAAATCTCTAAAAATCTTCTTATTGGGTATTTTACTTTTGGCGGCCGGTTTTGCACAGTCGCAGTCGGCGGTAAGTTTTACTACAAAATCTTCCAAGACCGGTTATGCAGTTGGCGACGAAGCTACAGACTTTAGACTGAAAAACACAGACGGCAAGATGGTATCGCTCAGTGATTATAAATCTGCAAAAGGTTTTATCATCATATTTACATGCAATCACTGTCCCTATGCCAAAAAGTATGAAGAACGAATCGTGGCACTGGACAAAATGTATAAAGCCAAAGGTTATCCCGTAATCGCAATTAATCCAAATGATGCGACCGTTCAGCCGGAAGATGGTTTTGAAGAGATGAAACAGCGCGCCATAGAAAAAGGTTTTACATTCCCTTACCTTGTGGACGAGGGGCAGAAAATTTACCCCCAGTACGGTGCAACCAAGACACCGCATGTATTTTTGCTTAATAAGGAAAAGGGCCGTAACATCGTAAAATATATTGGTGCTATCGACAATAACTACGAAGATGCCTCAGATGTCTCCGAATTCTATCTTCAGGACGCCGTGAACAGTTTGCTGCAAGGGGAGAAAATTAAAACGGAGAAAACCGTTGCGATAGGCTGTACCATTAAGGTGAAAAAATAGAAAATACTTACCGCGGATTGGGGTAAGAGGAGATTTTTCATGCTGCTTCCTTCATCAACGTTTTAAAATCAGTAACTTTATGGCCTGTTAAAGCAAGCAAAATGCGCAAAGAAATTCAGAACAAAACCCCCGATTTTTCGTCCGATTTTGATGTTAAACTTCCTTATTTTTTTGAAAAGGACGGACTCGAAATGAAATCGGCATACACTGCTCAGGACTCAGAAAAAATTACTGAAAAACAATATTCGGCCGGAACTGCTCCATATTTACGTGGTCCTTATTCCACAATGTATGTACAGAAACCCTGGACCATACGTCAGTATGCCGGATTCTCCACTGCGGAAGAATCCAATGCATTTTACCGCCGGAATCTTGCGGCTGGACAGAAAGGACTTTCTGTAGCATTTGACCTTGCAACACACCGTGGGTATGATTCAGATCATCCGCGTGTAGTAGGCGATGTGGGAAAAGCCGGTGTAGCCATTGACTCCGTGGAAGACATGAAGATCCTTTTTGACCAGATTCCACTGGATCAGATTTCGGTTTCAATGACAATGAACGGAGCCGTACTGCCCATTCTTGCGTTCTATATTGTGGCTGCCGAAGAACAGGGAGTTTCTCAAAATCTTCTTTCAGGAACCATCCAGAATGACATCCTGAAGGAGTTTATGGTCCGTAACACCTATATCTATCCGCCTACTCCTTCCATGAAAATCATCGCGGATATATTTGAATATACTGCTAAGAATATCCCGAAATTCAACTCAATTTCTATTTCCGGCTATCACATGCAGGAAGCCGGCGCCACACCGGTTCTGGAAATGGCCTATACCCTGGCAGACGGTCTGGAATATGTACGGACCGGAATTCAGGCCGGAATGAAGGTTGATGATTTTGCCCCCAGACTTTCGTTTTTCTGGGCTGTTGGGATGAATCACTTCATGGAAATTGCGAAAATGAGGGCTGCTCGTTACATCTGGGCCGACCTTTTAACGCAGTTTTCGCCGCAAAATCAAAAATCTCTGGCGCTTCGTACACACTCGCAGACTTCAGGCTGGAGCCTTACAGAGCAGGAGCCCTTCAATAATATTACACGAACTGCAATTGAGGCACTATCAGCAGCTTTGGGCGGAACACAGTCTCTGCATACCAATGCACTGGATGAAGCCATTGCTTTACCCACCGACTATTCCGCAAAAATTGCCCGTAACACTCAAATTATCCTGCAGCAGGAGACCGGCATCTGTGATGTTGTAGATCCAATGGGCGGCAGTCATTTGGTTGAGACTCTTACTCAGCAGATGATTGATGAAGCTATGAAGTATATTGATGAGGTGGAGAAAGAAGGAGGTATGACCAAAGCCATCGAAGCCGGAATTCCAAAAATGCGGATT
This window encodes:
- a CDS encoding thioredoxin family protein; translation: MKSLKIFLLGILLLAAGFAQSQSAVSFTTKSSKTGYAVGDEATDFRLKNTDGKMVSLSDYKSAKGFIIIFTCNHCPYAKKYEERIVALDKMYKAKGYPVIAINPNDATVQPEDGFEEMKQRAIEKGFTFPYLVDEGQKIYPQYGATKTPHVFLLNKEKGRNIVKYIGAIDNNYEDASDVSEFYLQDAVNSLLQGEKIKTEKTVAIGCTIKVKK
- a CDS encoding TlpA family protein disulfide reductase, whose translation is MKKYLLFLYIIFLAQVQAQQEIIPQLKFEELENRIAEMPADLLVVNFWATTCAPCVKELPDFMEVNRKYESNPGFKMLLVTLDRTRDMERVKKFITDKNIAAKVVLLDDNKRMNTWIPRFDPEWGGEIPVTIFYRKGVKVHFHNGEMSKPELEEIISKHLN
- the scpA gene encoding methylmalonyl-CoA mutase → MRKEIQNKTPDFSSDFDVKLPYFFEKDGLEMKSAYTAQDSEKITEKQYSAGTAPYLRGPYSTMYVQKPWTIRQYAGFSTAEESNAFYRRNLAAGQKGLSVAFDLATHRGYDSDHPRVVGDVGKAGVAIDSVEDMKILFDQIPLDQISVSMTMNGAVLPILAFYIVAAEEQGVSQNLLSGTIQNDILKEFMVRNTYIYPPTPSMKIIADIFEYTAKNIPKFNSISISGYHMQEAGATPVLEMAYTLADGLEYVRTGIQAGMKVDDFAPRLSFFWAVGMNHFMEIAKMRAARYIWADLLTQFSPQNQKSLALRTHSQTSGWSLTEQEPFNNITRTAIEALSAALGGTQSLHTNALDEAIALPTDYSAKIARNTQIILQQETGICDVVDPMGGSHLVETLTQQMIDEAMKYIDEVEKEGGMTKAIEAGIPKMRIEEAAARKQAKIDSGEEFIIGVNSFKSSQKQMELEILDIDNSEVRRKQIERLDTIKASRNTADVDEILEKLSNAAESGTGNLLEICIEAARRRVTLGEMSDAMEKSYGRYKANIRTIQGVYAMNASKNEYFEKALALTQQFEDQQGRRPRIMVVKMGQDGHDRGAKVVATAFADMGFDVDVAPLFQTPAEVAMQAVENDIHILGVSSLAAGHKTLVPQVVEELKKLGADDIRIVVGGVIPQQDYEFLHKNGADHIFGPGTNLPKSACEILEKYLN